One segment of Canis aureus isolate CA01 chromosome 27, VMU_Caureus_v.1.0, whole genome shotgun sequence DNA contains the following:
- the LOC144300003 gene encoding uncharacterized protein LOC144300003 — MGNLNCCCCSDLAKRVVQELCDDTSEEEPPPTTLVISETSESDFFEVLLETLPQDRVYEEDLSIAKVASETRENDAPEDKVHWAWLLRNRAEEQGMPIAKVASQTSESGMRQVAQVADMSAVRTSS; from the exons ATCTAGCCAAGCGTGTGGTGCAAGAACTTTGCGATGACACATCAGAGGAAGAGCCTCCACCTACTACTCTG GTGATCTCAGAAACCAGTGAAAGTG ATTTCTTTGAGGTTCTACTAGAAACACTTCCTCAAGACAGGGTTTATGAAGAAGACCTGTCTATTGCCAAG GTAGCCTCAGAAACAAGGGAAAATG ATGCCCCTGAGGATAAAGTGCATTGGGCATGGCTTCTTAGGAACAGAGCAGAGGAGCAAGGAATGCCTATTGCCAAG GTGGCATCACAAACTAGTGAAAGCG GGATGAGGCAGGTTGCACAGGTGGCTGATATGAGCGCTGTACGGACATCTTCCTAA